A single Hippocampus zosterae strain Florida chromosome 17, ASM2543408v3, whole genome shotgun sequence DNA region contains:
- the LOC127590374 gene encoding LOW QUALITY PROTEIN: GTPase IMAP family member 7-like (The sequence of the model RefSeq protein was modified relative to this genomic sequence to represent the inferred CDS: deleted 2 bases in 2 codons): MENDSEIAGLEDLRLVLVGNAGSGKSATANTILGRRQFLSKLGAALVTRECQCGSTEPAEGHVQNRPRRLTVVDMPGFGYNCLSEEQIYTEVAKCLSFCAPGPHAFLLVVPIGRHTENAILNLAKIFGDDAVKCHTVVLFTRRDELQGMEFDEYLRDSPAALRNLIDKFKNS, from the exons ATGGAGAATGATTCTGAGATCGCGGGGCTTGAAGACCTCAGGTTGGTTCTTGTCGGAAATGCGGGATCTGGCAAGAGTGCAACTGCG AACACCATCTTGGGCCGAAGACAGTTCCTGTCAAAACTCGGTGCCGCCTTAGTGACCCGGGAATGTCAGTGTGGGAGCACTGAGCCAGCAGAAGGTCATGTCCAGAACAGACCGAGGCGACTTACGGTGGTTGACATGCCGGGCTTTGGGTACAACTGCCTTAGTGAAGAGCAGATTTATACAGAAGTGGCTAAGTGTCTGTCTTTCTGTGCTCCAGGGCCGCACGCTTTTCTCTTGGTGGTGCCGATTGGTCGTCATACAGAGAATGCGATTCTCAATCTGGCCAAAATATTTGGAGATGATGCCGTCAAATGCCACACAGTGGTTCTTTTTACCAGG AGGGATGAACTTCAAGGCATGGAGTTCGACGAATATCTGAGAGATTCTCCTGCTGCACTTAGGAATCTCATTGACAA GTTCAAGAACTCCTAA
- the LOC127590278 gene encoding MAPK regulated corepressor interacting protein 2-like, giving the protein MMYTITRGPSKLVTQRRTGPTQPLDNKTNDFKHKQMTWSLPDLPAPKIVFNRPNGKKYHLPCPGLPPDPQQEGESSAAAHEDNVKFVYDAWQEAIQQEQGDVRGTGEEGNATALHYKDDTPSPHMDDFVPIDLDEWWAQRFLANIDKLS; this is encoded by the exons ATGATGTACACCATCACCAGAGGTCCAAGTAAACTAGTAACCCAGCGGCGTACAG GACCCACGCAGCCGctggacaacaaaacaaacgacTTCAAGCACAAGCAGATGACCTGGAGTTTGCCCGA TCTCCCCGCACCTAAGATTGTTTTTAACCGCCCCAACGGCAAAAAGTACCACCTGCCCTGCCCGGGCCTGCCCCCGGACCCCCAGCAGGAGGGGGAGTCATCAGCAGCGGCCCACGAGGACAACGTGAAGTTTGTGTACGATG CCTGGCAGGAGGCAATCCAACAGGAGCAAGGCGACGTCCGGGGGACAGGAGAGGAGGGAAACGCTACGGCGCTCCACTACAAAGACGACACTCCAAGCCCTCACATGGACG ACTTTGTGCCCATTGATCTGGACGAGTGGTGGGCGCAGCGCTTCCTTGCCAACATAGACAAACTTTCCTGA
- the trap1 gene encoding heat shock protein 75 kDa, mitochondrial codes for MSRFLTLSRFGITSMAARTTRRVPPCVRGYTACVSRSLTQDTQVEHQQSLSSRPGLWHPQQAFPWLKQQSFYSTQEAEKEPEEEPLHTIISDSETVQGAFSKHEFQAETKKLLDIVARSLYSEKEVFIRELISNGSDALEKLRHKLITAGGQTAPMEIHLQTDAAKGTFTIQDTGVGMNQEELVANLGTIARSGSKAFLDALQNQTEANHTIIGQFGVGFYSAFMVADRVDVYSQAAESGSLGFKWSSDGSGAFEIAEASGVQQGTKIVLHLKDDCKEFASEDRVKDVVTKYSNFVSFPIFLNGRRLNTLQALWMMEPKEISDWQHEEFYRFVAQAYDKPRYTLHYRADAPLNIRSIFYVPETKPSMFDVSREMGSSVALYSRKVLIQTKAADILPKWLRFLRGVVDSEDIPLNLSRELLQESALIRKLRDVLQQRVIRFLLDQSRKEPEKYNKFFEDYGLFMREGIVTTHEQDVKEDIAKLLRYESSALPAGQHTNLTEYASRMKAGTRNIYYLCAPNRHLAEHSPYFEAMKQKDMEVLFCYEQFDELTLLHLREFDKKKLISVETDIVVDHYKEEKFEDSKPASQRLTQEQADDLTAWMKNALGPRVTNVKLTPRLDTHPAMITVLEMGAARHFLRTQQLARSAEERAQILQPTLEINTGHDLIKKLHTLKDSNNELAALLLEQIYDNAMITAGLNDDPRPMISRLNDLLTKALEKH; via the exons ATGTCACGCTTCCTCACTTTGTCCCGATTCGGTATCACGTCTATGGCCGCAAGGACCACTCGGAGGGTTCCGCCATGCGTACGAGGATATACCGCTTGTGTCTCGCGCTCCTTGACACAGG ACACACAGGTTGAACACCAGCAGAGTTTGAGCAGCCGGCCCGGCTTGTGGCATCCTCAGCAGGCGTTCCCTTGGCTCAAGCAGCAGTCTTTCTACAGCACACAGGAGGCTGAGAAGGAGCCCGAGGAGGAGCCCTTGCACACCATCATCAGCGATTCAGAGACTGTGCAAG GTGCCTTCTCCAAACATGAATTTCAGGCCGAGACTAAGAAGCTTCTGGACATTGTTGCCAGGTCTCTGTATTCAGAGAAGGAG GTGTTCATCAGGGAGCTCATCTCCAACGGCAGTGACGCTCTGGAGAAACTGCGCCACAAACTTATCACCGCAGGGGGCCAGACGGCTCCCATGGAGATCCACCTGCAGACGGACGCTGCCAAGGGCACCTTCACCATACAG GACACGGGAGTGGGGATGAACCAAGAGGAGCTGGTTGCAAACCTGGGTACCATCGCCCGCTCAGGTTCCAAG GCCTTCTTGGATGCGCTTCAGAACCAGACGGAAGCCAACCACACAATAATCGGGCAGTTTGGCGTCGGCTTCTACTCGGCCTTCATGGTGGCCGACCGCGTGGACGTCTACTCGCAGGCCGCCGAGTCCGGCTCACTTGGGTTCAAGTGGTCCTCCGACGG CTCGGGCGCCTTTGAGATCGCTGAAGCCAGCGGCGTCCAGCAGGGAACAAAGATTGTGTTGCACCTCAAAGACGACTGCAAGGAGTTTGCCTCCGAGGACAGAGTCAAAG ACGTTGTGACCAAGTACAGCAACTTTGTCAGCTTCCCCATTTTCCTCAACGGTCGCCGGCTCAATACTCTGCAG GCGTTGTGGATGATGGAACCCAAAGAGATCAGCGACTGGCAGCACGAGGAGTTCTACCGCTTTGTGGCGCAGGCCTATGACAAGCCGCGCTACACGCTGCACTACCGCGCCGACGCCCCACTCAACATCCGCAGCATCTTCTACGTCCCTGAAACG AAGCCGTCCATGTTTGACGTGAGCAGGGAGATGGGCTCCAGCGTGGCGCTCTACAGCAGGAAGGTTCTCATCCAGACCAAAGCCGCCGACATCCTGCCCAAGTGGCTGCGCTTCCTCCGAG GTGTGGTGGACAGCGAAGACATCCCGCTCAATCTGAGCAGAGAGCTGCTGCAGGAGAGCGCCCTCATCAG GAAGCTCCGTGACGTCCTGCAACAGAGGGTGATCCGCTTCCTGCTGGACCAGAGCAGGAAGGAGCCGGAGAAGTACAACAAATTCTTCGAAGACTACGGCCTCTTCATGCGCGAGGGCATCGTCACCACCCATGAGCAGGACGTCAAG GAGGATATCGCCAAGCTGCTCCGCTACGAGTCGTCGGCGCTGCCGGCGGGCCAGCACACCAATCTAACAGAGTACGCCTCCCGCATGAAGGCGGGAACCCGCAACATCTACTACCTGTGCGCCCCCAACCGCCATCTCGCGGAGCACTCGCCCTACTTTGAGGCAATGAAGCAGAAAGACATGGAG GTGCTGTTCTGCTACGAGCAGTTCGACGAGCTGACCTTGCTTCACCTTAGAGAGTTTGACAAGAAGAAGCTAATCTCGGTGGAGACGGACATTGTGGTGGACCACTACAAGGAGGAGAAGTTTGAGGACAGCAAACCGG CATCGCAGCGCCTGACTCAGGAGCAGGCCGACGACCTGACGGCGTGGATGAAGAATGCCCTGGGCCCTCGGGTCACGAACGTCAAG CTTACTCCTCGCCTGGacacgcaccccgccatgatCACGGTACTGGAAATGGGCGCCGCACGCCATTTCCTGCGTACGCAGCAGCTGGCTCGCAGTGCCGAGGAGAGAGCCCAGATACTGCAGCCCACTCTGGAGATAAACACAGG ACATGATCTGATCAAGAAGTTACACACGCTTAAGGACTCCAACAATGAACTGGCCGCACTGCTACTTGAACAG ATTTACGACAACGCCATGATCACGGCGGGCTTGAACGACGATCCCCGGCCAATGATTTCCCGCCTCAACGACCTGCTGACAAAAGCGTTGGAGAAGCACTGA